From the genome of Vicia villosa cultivar HV-30 ecotype Madison, WI linkage group LG2, Vvil1.0, whole genome shotgun sequence, one region includes:
- the LOC131649514 gene encoding uncharacterized protein LOC131649514 — translation MLRSEADVGRIHGIKFARKSPTISRLFFADDSLLLSIASEVEAGRIQHVLEAYQQAFGQSINADKSEVSFRSNIGDEAKDKIRGILGFRGVINHSKYLGFLVVFGRSKKEVFRLVVERVWKKVKGWKEIFFSRAGKEVLIKAVAQAIPTYIMSCYRIPES, via the coding sequence ATGCTAAGGAGTGAAGCTGATGTTGGCAGAATCCATGGAATCAAATTTGCGAGAAAATCCCCTACCATCTCTCGCCTATTTTTTGCAGATGACAGCTTGCTTTTATCTATAGCTAGTGAAGTGGAAGCGGGTCGCATTCAGCATGTGCTTGAGGCCTATCAACAGGCTTTTGGCCAGAGCATAAATGCTGATAAATCTGAAGTTTCGTTTAGAAGCAATATTGGAGATGAAGCGAAAGACAAAATCAGAGGTATACTGGGGTTTCGGGGAGTCATTAATCATTCCAAATACTTGGGATTTCTGGTGGTTTTTGGGAGATCAAAGAAGGAGGTTTTTAGGCTCGTTGTGGAGCGAGTTTGGAAAAAGGTGAAGGGATGGAAAGAAATTTTTTTCTCTAGAGCTGGCAAAGAAGTGTTGATAAAAGCTGTAGCACAAGCTATCCCCACATACATTATGAGTTGCTACCGTATTCCGGAGAGTTAG